The following coding sequences lie in one Dunckerocampus dactyliophorus isolate RoL2022-P2 chromosome 4, RoL_Ddac_1.1, whole genome shotgun sequence genomic window:
- the LOC129179667 gene encoding fatty acid-binding protein, liver-type-like, translated as MSFSGKFQLESQENFEPFMKAIGLPDELIQKGKDIKSVSEIEENGNNFKVTVTTGSKVLVNSFTIGQEAELETITGEKVKAVVQREGNTLKVSLKGIESVTELVDGNTIVNTMTLGGIVYKRTSKRM; from the exons ATGTCCTTCTCTGGAAAGTTCCAGCTGGAGTCCCAGGAGAACTTTGAGCCTTTTATGAAGGCCATTG GTCTCCCTGATGAGCTCATCCAGAAAGGCAAAGACATCAAGAGTGTCTCTGAGATCGAGGAGAACGGCAACAACTTTAAAGTGACGGTCACTACTGGCTCGAAGGTCCTCGTCAACTCTTTCACCATCGGACAGGAGGCAGAGTTGGAGACAATCACTGGAGAGAAGGTCAAG GCGGTGGTTCAGCGTGAAGGCAACACACTGAAAGTTTCCTTGAAGGGAATTGAGTCTGTCACAGAATTGGTCGATGGGAACACGATTGTCAAT ACCATGACACTCGGTGGCATTGTGTACAAGAGGACGAGCAAACGCATGTAA
- the LOC129179665 gene encoding isotocin-neurophysin IT 1-like codes for MSRAAVSLCLFFLLSVCSGCYISNCPIGGKRSIMDAPLRKCMSCGPGDRGRCFGPNICCSEGFGCLLGSAETARCLEENYLLTPCQAGGKPCGSEGGRCAASGLCCDAESCTADQACLMEEEAEDQVGIYEGTDPGDIILRLLHLATRASPHRGAQ; via the exons ATGAGCAGAGCAGCCGTGTCCCTGTGCCTCTTTTTCCTCCTGTCTGTATGCTCAGGGTGCTACATCTCCAACTGTCCCATTGGCGGGAAAAGATCCATCATGGACGCCCCACTGCGCAAG TGCATGTCATGTGGCCCTGGGGACAGAGGTCGCTGTTTCGGCCCCAACATCTGCTGCAGTGAGGGCTTTGGCTGCCTTTTGGGCTCTGCAGAAACAGCCCGCTGCCTGGAGGAGAACTACCTGCTCACCCCCTGCCAGGCGGGGGGCAAACCCTGTGGATCCGAGGGTGGCCGCTGCGCCGCTTCGGGACTTTGCTGTGACGCAG AGAGCTGCACCGCAGACCAGGCGTGTCTCATGGAGGAGGAGGCAGAAGATCAAGTGGGCATATACGAAGGCACCGACCCTGGGGACATCATCCTGAGGCTCCTTCATCTGGCCACTCGCGCCTCTCCTCATCGAGGCGCCCAATGA
- the znf366 gene encoding zinc finger protein 366 encodes MGHSIVWREKEGERQHGATASRRLLGIKMETVRFSPPRSPRFREDAHQADQRSFYLTPSPLILKAPKCMSPTGGRNSPLGPNDFFPGHKEGSQKRKTIPFKVDAQECEQRKADEEEESSVAKTSHLSFPSQPTPASPPRPIPSMIELNMFHRRAIHVPVQVKEEPLSPPPLWPPPPFLIHPSYLPPLHPTLLPYPFFMPGPVMPFPPGAFNARQDVRPSHRSHDAPPRGRPSSTEKPGPDVHVDDSYYVDVGGDQKRWKCRMCDKSYTSKYNLVTHILGHKGIKPHGCHLCGKLFKQLSHLHTHLLTHQGMRPHKCQVCHKAFTQTSHLKRHMMQHSDVKPYSCSVCARGFAYPSELRAHELKHEKGQDNVCVECGLDFPTLVQLKRHLTAHRGPTLYRCSECQKTFQYPSQLQNHMMKHKDIRPYICSECGMEFIQSHHLKQHTLTHKGVKEHKCRICGREFTLLANMKRHVLIHTNVRAYQCNKCFKSFVQKQTLKAHMIVHSDIKPYKCKLCGKEFNRMHNLMGHMHLHSDSKPFKCLYCPSKFTLKGNLTRHMKVKHGVMDRGLDERLFRQRGRFCLSSPMSLLGHFNQKKPFDLSRKPSGLPGLHFPQSDGESMPASSCQEEDEESLYRRSQYSPEEDHGHGHETSGGLEVRGRGSPAEFRRDETHRGESGKEGHLNATWRQVEPPYEVARNESHDRSADSEMEDDTHRHHQELPEEMVDRKDKAKEDDEEE; translated from the exons ATGGGCCACAGCATTGTCTGGAGGGAGAAGGAGGGAGAACGCCAGCACGGAGCCACGGCATCACGGCGCTTACTCGG GATCAAGATGGAAACAGTCCGTTTCTCACCACCCAGAAGTCCTCGTTTCAGAGAAGATGCTCATCAAGCAGATCAGCGCTCTTTCTATTTAACCCCATCTCCGCTCATTCTTAAGGCCCCAAAATGTATGTCACCCACTGGAGGCCGCAACAGTCCACTGGGCCCAAATGATTTCTTCCCTGGTCACAAGGAAGGGTCCCAAAAACGCAAAACAATTCCATTCAAAGTGGATGCCCAAGAGTGTGAGCAAAGAAAAgcggatgaagaggaggaaagCAGCGTAGCAAAAACATCCCACCTCTCCTTCCCGTCTCAACCTACCCCCGCCTCACCTCCACGGCCCATCCCTAGCATGATTGAGTTGAACATGTTTCATCGCAGGGCCATCCATGTACCTGTGCAGGTGAAAGAGGAGCCTCTCAGTCCGCCCCCCCTGTGGCCTCCACCTCCTTTTCTTATCCACCCCTCATACTTGCCGCCTCTCCATCCCACCCTCCTCCCGTATCCCTTCTTCATGCCCGGCCCTGTGATGCCCTTCCCACCTGGCGCCTTCAACGCCAGGCAGGACGTCAGACCGTCACACCGCAGCCATGATGCCCCGCCTCGAGGCAGGCCCAGCAGCACGGAGAAGCCGGGTCCGGATGTCCATGTGGACGACAGCTACTACGTGGACGTTGGCGGGGATCAGAAGCGATGGAAGTGCCGTATGTGTGACAAGTCGTACACGTCCAAGTACAACCTGGTCACGCACATTCTGGGCCACAAGGGCATCAAGCCCCACGGGTGTCACCTGTGTGGGAAGCTCTTCAAGCAGCTGagccacctgcacacacacctgCTCACCCACCAGGGCATGAGGCCACACAAGTGTCAGGTGTGCCACAAGGCCTTCACCCAGACAAGCCATCTGAAGAGGCACATGATGCAGCATAGCGACGTCAAGCCTTACAG ctgcagtgtgtgtgccaGAGGCTTTGCGTACCCCAGTGAGCTTCGTGCCCATGAGCTGAAACATGAGAAAGGCCAGGACAATGTGTGTGTCGAGTGcggtctggacttccctacgcTGGTCCAGCTAAAGAGACACCTGACTGCCCACCGTGGACCCACCTTGTACAG GTGCTCCGAGTGCCAGAAGACTTTCCAGTATCCGAGTCAGCTGCAGAACCACATGATGAAGCACAAAGACATCCGACCCTACATCTGCAGTGAGTGCGGGATGGAGTTCATCCAGTCACACCACCTCAAGCAGCACACGCTCACTCACAAA GGTGTGAAAGAGCACAAGTGTCGCATCTGTGGCCGCGAGTTCACACTCCTGGCCAACATGAAGCGTCACGTGCTCATCCACACCAACGTGAGGGCCTACCAGTGCAACAAGTGCTTCAAGAGCTTCGTCCAGAAGCAGACGCTGAAGGCCCACATGATCGTCCACTCTGACATCAAACCTTACAAGTGCAAG CTTTGTGGGAAGGAGTTCAACAGGATGCACAACTTAATGGGCCACATGCACCTCCACTCTGACAGCAAGCCCTTCAAATGTCTCTACTGTCCCAGCAAGTTCACGCTGAAGGGAAACCTCACCAGACACATGAAGGTGAAACACGGCGTCATGGACAGAGGGCTGGATGAAAGAT TATTCAGACAAAGGGGGCGGTTCTGCCTCTCCTCTCCCATGAGCCTCCTGGGccatttcaaccaaaaaaagcCCTTCGATCTTTCACGGAAGCCCTCAGGTCTGCCCGGTCTTCATTTTCCCCAGTCTGACGGCGAGAGCATGCCTGCTAGCTCCTgtcaggaggaggatgaggagagcTTGTACAGACGCAGCCAGTACAGCCCTGAAGAGGATCATGGACATGGACATGAGACCTCAGGGGGTCTGGAAGTGAGAGGGCGGGGGTCTCCTGCCGAATTCAGGCGGGATGAGACGCACCGGGGGGAGTCAGGTAAAGAGGGACACTTGAATGCCACATGGAGACAGGTTGAGCCTCCTTATGAGGTGGCTCGCAATGAGTCACATGACCGCAGTGCTGATTCAGAGATGGAAGATGACACTCATCGCCACCATCAGGAG